The genomic region aaaaaaaataaaaaaaatggctaAATTACGGGCGCCTGGAAATAAAGAGCTGAATTCAGCTGGCTGTCTCTCACGGACCTCCAACCAATAAAGTTGAATTTTAAATAACAAGCAgctaggcggcagggtagcctagtggttagagcgttggactagtaaacgcaaggttgcaagttcaagtccccgagctgacgaggcacaaaatctgtcgttctgcccctgaacaggcagttaacccactgttcctaggccgtcattgaaaataagaatttgttcttaactgacttgcctagttacagtaGGACAGAACAGCTATTTATTCTGAGCAATTGAGTTCTTCTGAGGCAGAAGGCTATCTGAGAAACTGGTAGGACTTGTCTTGGTTTTAATTTTGCTTTGTTTTTGATTTGTCTATATTAGGTTGAAATCTATCTCAAAGTACACTGCATAACTTTCACCTCCCATCCTACAGATTTGCTTACAGGCTTCAGGATATCCACTCGGTGAAGATGTAGTCCATTTGGTTTCCGTGGAGATGTCTCTAAACAGGGCCTCCTCTTGTCGCTTCCCTCCTGCCCTGTTGTCGTGGCTACTGTGGACTCTGTGTGTTCTACTCCTCCCCACGACCGTCGCCTCGACCACCGGCCCTGGCAACAGCACCCTGCTCTTCAACAGTGCCGCCCACGGCAACAGCCTGCGTAAATGCAGCTGCTCCGCCCACATCCAGGACTGTGACGAGGCGTTGGCAAACCTGCTGTGCAGCTGCCGCACCATGTCGCACTCAGAGCTGACCCCTGGGGGCCTGAGGGAGCAGGGTAGCTTGACCATGTGGCTCAGAGAGCCTTGGGTCCTCACAGAGCTACTGaatgggagtgtggtgccagaccTGAGCCTGTCCTACTGTGGACCCGGGTCCCTGGCCATCCCCACCCAGTACCTGGCCCTGTTCGGTCTCCGTAGGCTGAGGGTCCACAGCGCTGCCCAGGGTGCCCCACACCCGGAGCAGGTCCTCACAATCGCCTCTGGGACTGAGGATATAGACGGGATGGGGTCCCTAGCCTCCACTGACCCCTCGTCTtctatcctccatgtctccttcCTGGATGTAGCGTTGCTTAATGGCTTATCGTCCCTAAAGGCCTACAGTGTGAGCGCCCCTCCCATGCCCACCCTCTCCCAGTACTTCCCTCACCTGcccctgtacccctccacccctctggaCCAGCCCCCAGACCCCCAACAGGACTGCCTCATCACCTTCATCTACTAGACCTGTAGACTCTGAGCAGAGAGCAGGGCTGGGTCAGTCCCTCAGCTAAATAGATCTATGGAAACTAGACTGGGCTGGATGGATAACACTGAAGTGGTAAGTGCAAGAGCTCCATTCACCCTGATGTTACTGAATGGACTTGATGTGCAGAGAGCTATGCTGCTTTTCAATTTGTTTCTATATAGTGAGTTTCTACGCTGCAGAAAACACTATTCCAATATCCACAAGAAGACTCTGGACAAGacaagacaaccatctctgagaAGAAGAAGGAGGCATCTTGCAGTATCAATGCAAGAGCAaggcagagaagaagagatggaaagagacTGAGAACGAGACAGAGAACGAGACAAGGACGGCATCCGTCTGCTGCTCTAAAGACTAACAGAAAGCTTGTAGGCCTGCTGTTATGAATGCTATCAGACAGTTAGCTTGTAGGCCTGCTGTTATGAATGCTATCAGACAGTTAGCTTGTAGGCCTGCTGTTATGCTATCAGACAGTTATGAATGCTATCAGACAGTATCAGCTTGTAGGTCTGCTGTTATGAATGCTATCAGACAGTTAGCTTGTAGGCCTGCTGTTATGAATGCTATCAGACAGTTAGCTTGTAGGCCTGCTGTTATGAATGCTATCAGACAGTTAGCTTGTAGGCCTGCTGTTATGAATGCTATCAGACAGTTAGCTTGTAGGCCTGCTGTTATGAATGCTATCAGACAGTTAAGGCCTGCTGTTATGAATGCTATCAGACAGTTAGCTTGTAGGCTGCTGCTGTTATTGAATGAATGCTATCAGACAGTTAGCTTGTAGGCCTGCTGTTATGAATGCTATCAGACAGTTAGCTTGTAGGAATGCCTGCTGTTATGAATGCTATCAGACAGTTAGCTTGTAGGCCTTGAATGCCTGCTGTTATGAATGCTATCAGACAGTTAGCTTGTAGGCCTGCTGTTATGAATGCTATCAGACAGTTAGCTTTAGCTTGTAGGCCTGCTGTTaggttgtaggcctgctgttaTGAATGCTATCAGACAGTTAGCTTGTAGGCCTGCTGACAGTTATTGAATGCTGTTATGAATGCTATCAGACAGTTAGCTTGTAGGCCTGCTGTTATGAATGCTATCAGACAGTTAGCTTGTAGGCCTGCTGTTATGAATGCTATCAGACAGTTAGCTTGTAGGCCTGCTGTTATGAATGCTATCAGACAGTTAGCTTGTAGGCCTGCTGTTATGAATGCTATCAGACAGTTAGCTTGTAGGCCTGCTGTTATGAATGCTATCAGACAGTTAGCTTGTAGGCCTGCTGTTATGAATGCTATCAGACAGTTAGCTTGTAGGCCTGCTGTTATGAATGCTATCAGACAGTTAGCATTCAAAACAGCAGGCCTACAAGCTATCTGACAGTTAGCTTTGCCAGCTGCTCTTTTCTTCAGTTATTCGGTGCAGATGGCCTATTAAGGCATGTTGTTTTGAAGCAGGTTACTATGGCTCCCCTATAAATGGGTCTTCCTGGTTGGAACCCTAATGGATCGTCAGGTCATGAGACTGTTCTTAGTTGAACTGTACGGTTGTGGACCCACCTTAAGCTGGACTTGGTTGGGTTTGTAATTCAAGATGAAGCTGACGTAGAAGCCTTTTGGTGGACTGGTGTGTTCTGGTGACTGGGTCCGTCCGGCCCATGCTGGATTGATTACATCACTGTGTTTCTGGTGTTCTAGAATACAGGCTTCACTTGGAACGGCCTTGGTCTCACCCCTATGGTCCACAATATGTAATTCTGCTCATGTTCTAGAATGAGCATGTCTGTACCCTTTTAGTTTTTAAGTAGTACCCTGGCCAGGGATTAGACCTTGTTAGTAAAAGTTAACACATCTTACCCTTGGTTTTAAAAAAGAATAACAATAAGAGGGGGAAGAAGGAACATCACAAGAGGTGTTAGGAAATATTTTCTGATCTCCAACTCAAAAAAACAAATTTTATTTTCAGCTGACATCTGGAGAGAGACATAGTCATATCATTCATCTAAAACCACCCCCACAAACCGACTGCAGCCAACACTTCTGttctgcgtgtgcgtgtgcgtgtgcctaGGCGTGCAAGTGTACATGCATATTCTTATATACGTCTTTAATTGTTGAAGATGGGTGACGTGACGCTTCAGttcctctgcctgccctgtggtGAGCAATGGTGGGTATTTTCTAGATTAGGTCACTCCAGAACACACTCACTAATGACAGTTGGGAAATGAAGTTTTCTAGATTAGGTCACTCCAGAACACACTCACTAATGACAGTTGGGAAATGAAGTTTTCTAGATTAGGTCACTCCAGAACACACTCACTAATGTCTGTTTGTGAAATGAAGTTTTCTAGATTATTCTACAttgacatgacactacaacattcagATGCATCAGATCCCAACCAGATCCA from Oncorhynchus masou masou isolate Uvic2021 chromosome 29, UVic_Omas_1.1, whole genome shotgun sequence harbors:
- the LOC135518945 gene encoding exosomal polycystin-1-interacting protein-like, encoding MSLNRASSCRFPPALLSWLLWTLCVLLLPTTVASTTGPGNSTLLFNSAAHGNSLRKCSCSAHIQDCDEALANLLCSCRTMSHSELTPGGLREQGSLTMWLREPWVLTELLNGSVVPDLSLSYCGPGSLAIPTQYLALFGLRRLRVHSAAQGAPHPEQVLTIASGTEDIDGMGSLASTDPSSSILHVSFLDVALLNGLSSLKAYSVSAPPMPTLSQYFPHLPLYPSTPLDQPPDPQQDCLITFIY